GTAACAACCCCACCGACCTGAAGGCCAGCGGCCTGAAGGCCACCCTGCCACGCCTGAAAATCCTGGACATTTTCCAGAACAGCGCAGTGCGCCACCTGACGGCCGAAGATGTCTACAAGATTTTGCTGGCCGACAATATGGACGTCGGCCTGGCCACCGTCTACCGCGTGCTCACGCAGTTCGAGCAGGCCGGCCTGCTGCACCGCAATCACTTCGAGAGCGGCAAGGCCATTTTTGAGCTGAACCAGGGTTCCCACCACGACCACCTCGTCTGCATCGATTGCGGCCGCGTGGAGGAATTCGTCGACGAAGAGATCGAACAGCGCCAGCACCGCATCGCCGCCGAGCGCGGCTTCAAAATCGCCGAGCACGCGCTGGCCATCTACGGCAGCTGCACGAAAACGGACTGCCCGCACCGGCACTGAGCCGGCAGCGCAAACAAGAAACGGCCCGCACGGGCCTAATGCCGTTCAGTTAAGGTCTTTTTTCAGGACGCGGACAGTGTAGCGATGAGGTAAGGCCTTCACGGCCCGGTCGATTTTTCGACCGGGCCGTTCTTCATTCAGTAGCATGAGCAGACGCTGGCGAAGGCGCTGCATCAAGGCGGGCAGCTTGCCATGTGAGCGGGTTACTGCTGCCCAATGCAGTTCGTATTGGATGACATGGAATGCACGGATAAAACTGACCTCAGTCGGCTCACACTTCACCGCCAGTGCGGCCTTGGCGATCTCCAGCCGGATCAG
This is a stretch of genomic DNA from Pseudoduganella chitinolytica. It encodes these proteins:
- the fur gene encoding ferric iron uptake transcriptional regulator, which produces MSNNPTDLKASGLKATLPRLKILDIFQNSAVRHLTAEDVYKILLADNMDVGLATVYRVLTQFEQAGLLHRNHFESGKAIFELNQGSHHDHLVCIDCGRVEEFVDEEIEQRQHRIAAERGFKIAEHALAIYGSCTKTDCPHRH